Within the Marixanthomonas sp. SCSIO 43207 genome, the region TTCATAATTCTCTAATTTTGCAATGCCTGCACCACCTATTATGGTATTATTATCTTCAACTACAAAATAGCAAGACGTTTTTTTAGTATAGCTTTCAAACATACAGTCTAGTGCTTTATCTTCATAAGCAGTTCCTGTTTTAGGAATATTCATATCTTCAAAAACAGAGCGTATTACCTTTGCAACTTGTGGGTTGTCTTCCTTTTTAATAAGACGAATAATTGGTGTGTTCATGTAAGTAAAACCTTGTATTTTTACGCTGTGAAGGTACATGAAAAATATATGCAACGCTGTATTGACCTGGCGAAAAATGGACTAGGTACCACTTACCCCAACCCCTTGGTAGGCAGTGTTTTGGTGCATAACGATCAAATTATCGGCGAAGGTTGGCATTATAAAGCCGGAGAACCACACGCCGAGGTTCATGCTATTAATAGCGTGAAAAATAAAGCACTTTTAAAAGACGCTACTATATATGTAAGTCTAGAACCTTGTAGTCACTTTGGAAAAACACCTCCTTGTTCAAATTTGATTATCAAAAACGGAATTAAAACAATAGTCGTTGGCAGTATAGACCCGAACCCTCAAGTAGCAGGAAGAGGAATTAAAAAACTTAAAAATGCCGGGGGTACAGTTATTACAGATGTGCTAAGAGATGAATGTAATGCCTTAAACAAACGATTTTTCACTTTTCATACTAAAAAACGCCCTTTTATAATATTAAAATGGGCTCAAACCAAAGATGGATTTATAGCTCCCACGTATAAACAAGCTGTCGAAAAAATAACAGATAAACAGCCGGTATGGATTACCAACACCTATTCTAGGCAACGTTCTCACAAATTAAGAGCACAAGAACAAGCTATTTTAGTGGGTACAAACACTGTTTTAAAAGACAATCCAAGTTTAACGTGTCGTGATTGGCATGGCAAATCTCCTACACGAATTATTATTGATAAGAAACTAAAAATTCCATCTGAAGCTTCTGTTTTAAATGATGAAACTCCTACAATAATCATTACTGAAGAAACTAAACAACATGGTTTAAACACACAATACGAATCAATAAAGTTTAAAAAAAACCTACCAAAACAAATTTGTGAAATACTTTATAATCACGGGCTTCAATCTGTTATAATTGAAGGGGGTGCTGCTACTTTAAACTCATTTATTGAAACAAATCTTTGGGATGAGGCTAACATTTTTACAGGGAATGCTATATTTGAAACTGGCATCAAAGCTCCATTTTTTTCTGAAGAAACTATGAAACATATTGATTTGCTTTCAGAAGAAAAACTGGATAAAGACATCTTACAAATTTTTAAAAACAACAGTAATTGACAGCCCTACTTTTAAGCATTCTTTCATCCACATTAATTTTTGTGGTTTTTAAGCTTTTTG harbors:
- the ribD gene encoding bifunctional diaminohydroxyphosphoribosylaminopyrimidine deaminase/5-amino-6-(5-phosphoribosylamino)uracil reductase RibD, whose amino-acid sequence is MKVHEKYMQRCIDLAKNGLGTTYPNPLVGSVLVHNDQIIGEGWHYKAGEPHAEVHAINSVKNKALLKDATIYVSLEPCSHFGKTPPCSNLIIKNGIKTIVVGSIDPNPQVAGRGIKKLKNAGGTVITDVLRDECNALNKRFFTFHTKKRPFIILKWAQTKDGFIAPTYKQAVEKITDKQPVWITNTYSRQRSHKLRAQEQAILVGTNTVLKDNPSLTCRDWHGKSPTRIIIDKKLKIPSEASVLNDETPTIIITEETKQHGLNTQYESIKFKKNLPKQICEILYNHGLQSVIIEGGAATLNSFIETNLWDEANIFTGNAIFETGIKAPFFSEETMKHIDLLSEEKLDKDILQIFKNNSN